The following coding sequences lie in one bacterium genomic window:
- the nusG gene encoding transcription termination/antitermination factor NusG → MHHPTDAPIREGELGWYVIHVFTGQEEKIKSFLEEESKRLGIADQITQVLIPKEEVIEMREGKKKAKTRTFYPGYMLVEMILNKNTEHLVLNTPQVINFVGPKNRPVPLRRNEIERILGLQDKAGEVELIELPFRVGDTIKVIDGPFKDFTGIVREINMPKRKAKVMVSIFGRSTPIELDFLQISTELGTS, encoded by the coding sequence ATGCATCATCCGACCGACGCACCGATCCGTGAAGGAGAACTTGGGTGGTATGTCATCCACGTTTTCACCGGACAGGAAGAAAAGATAAAGTCCTTCTTGGAAGAAGAGTCCAAGCGGTTGGGAATCGCTGATCAGATTACTCAAGTCCTAATTCCGAAGGAAGAAGTCATCGAGATGCGCGAAGGCAAGAAGAAAGCCAAGACGCGCACCTTCTATCCAGGCTATATGCTCGTTGAGATGATTCTGAACAAGAACACCGAGCATCTCGTTCTCAACACTCCGCAGGTCATCAATTTCGTCGGACCGAAGAACCGGCCGGTGCCGCTGCGGCGTAACGAAATCGAGCGCATCTTGGGACTGCAGGACAAGGCCGGTGAAGTCGAGCTGATTGAGTTGCCGTTTCGGGTCGGCGATACAATTAAAGTCATTGACGGACCGTTCAAAGACTTCACAGGCATCGTGCGCGAAATCAACATGCCCAAGCGCAAAGCCAAAGTCATGGTTTCGATCTTCGGTCGCTCGACACCCATTGAATTGGACTTCCTGCAGATTTCGACGGAATTGGGGACCAGCTAA
- a CDS encoding methyltransferase domain-containing protein, whose translation MNFETIACPVCSSPDYRPERIVSDRFRVLGDRTYHLVRCQMCKVVYLNPRPDAESIGTFYETPGYDPFGSAGESPKGDLARLYRRFRPFSIKRKAARVVKGLKPADRCLDVGCATGEFMLELKRRGFEADGCEPNASAAQYARDRHSLRIWTGGIDAVPPHAGPYKLITFWHVLEHVHKLRETLEIARKMLSPRGKIAVAVPNPLSIDAKAYGDDWVAWDAPRHLYHFEPPVMLDLLIRAGFDPRSLGAVAFDAFYHCLLSEPRKPLPMLRGMYRGVLSYTSGLLGGPGSSELYVGINRSS comes from the coding sequence GTGAATTTCGAAACCATCGCCTGCCCTGTTTGTTCGAGTCCGGACTACCGGCCCGAGCGAATCGTCAGCGATAGGTTCCGCGTCCTCGGTGACCGCACATATCATTTGGTGCGGTGTCAGATGTGCAAAGTGGTCTATCTGAATCCGCGCCCAGATGCGGAATCTATCGGAACGTTCTATGAAACGCCGGGTTATGATCCGTTCGGTTCGGCAGGGGAATCGCCGAAGGGTGATTTGGCAAGGCTCTATCGCCGCTTCCGACCTTTTTCGATCAAGCGCAAAGCTGCGCGAGTCGTCAAGGGGCTGAAGCCTGCGGACCGATGTCTGGATGTCGGGTGTGCAACCGGTGAGTTCATGCTCGAGCTCAAGCGGCGGGGATTTGAAGCAGACGGATGTGAGCCAAACGCGAGCGCTGCTCAATATGCGCGAGACAGGCACAGTCTGCGGATCTGGACGGGCGGAATTGACGCTGTCCCTCCTCATGCGGGACCTTACAAACTGATTACGTTCTGGCATGTGCTGGAACATGTGCACAAGCTCCGCGAGACGCTCGAAATCGCCCGCAAGATGCTCTCTCCGCGCGGTAAAATCGCGGTGGCCGTGCCCAATCCCCTGTCCATTGACGCAAAAGCGTACGGCGATGATTGGGTGGCTTGGGATGCGCCACGGCACCTCTATCATTTCGAACCCCCGGTCATGCTTGACCTGCTGATTCGTGCGGGTTTCGATCCTCGCAGTCTTGGTGCTGTCGCGTTTGATGCGTTCTATCATTGCCTGCTCTCTGAACCGCGCAAGCCTCTTCCAATGCTGCGCGGAATGTATCGAGGCGTGCTGAGTTACACCAGCGGATTATTAGGCGGACCGGGTTCGTCTGAGCTTTATGTTGGAATCAACCGTTCATCATAG
- the secE gene encoding preprotein translocase subunit SecE — translation MFKKITDYFVGVRNEMSKVSWPPRPEVIESTWIVLGLTLVLGVAVFIVDRLLSLGLQQLL, via the coding sequence ATGTTTAAGAAAATTACGGACTACTTTGTAGGCGTCCGCAACGAAATGTCAAAGGTGTCGTGGCCCCCGCGACCCGAGGTCATCGAAAGTACGTGGATCGTGCTTGGGCTGACTCTGGTGCTTGGCGTTGCGGTGTTTATCGTGGATCGATTGCTGAGTTTAGGGCTGCAACAGCTGCTGTAA
- the tuf gene encoding elongation factor Tu, whose product MAKAKFERTKPHVNIGTIGHVDHGKTTLTAAITQVLAQRGLAKAQNYDDIDNAPEEKERGVTINVHHTEYETEKRHYAHVDCPGHADYIKNMVTGAAQMDGAILVVSAADGPMPQTREHVLLARQVNVPALVVFLNKCDQVDDPELLDLVELEVRELLSSYEFPGDTLPVIRGSALDALSNINDAEKTKCIFELMEAVDAFIPEPTRDLDKPFLMPIEDVFSITGRGTVGTGRIERGKIKVGEEIEIVGMGQHKKTVVTGVEMFRKLLDEGFAGDNAGLLLRGVEKDELERGMVLCKIGSIKPHKKFEAQVYVLSKEEGGRHTPFFNNYRPQFFFRTTDVTGAIQLGAGTEMIMPGDNTTITVELITDIAMDEGLRFAIREGGRTVGAGRVTKIIE is encoded by the coding sequence ATGGCAAAGGCCAAATTTGAACGTACAAAACCGCATGTTAACATCGGTACCATTGGTCACGTCGATCACGGCAAGACCACTCTGACCGCGGCCATCACTCAGGTGCTCGCACAACGCGGTCTGGCGAAAGCCCAAAATTACGACGATATCGACAACGCGCCCGAAGAAAAAGAGCGCGGTGTGACGATTAACGTCCACCATACGGAGTATGAAACTGAAAAGCGCCACTACGCGCACGTGGACTGCCCGGGACACGCCGACTACATCAAGAACATGGTGACCGGTGCCGCTCAGATGGACGGTGCAATTCTCGTGGTGTCCGCAGCCGACGGCCCGATGCCGCAGACGCGTGAGCACGTGCTGCTCGCCCGTCAGGTGAACGTGCCCGCGCTGGTCGTGTTCCTGAACAAGTGCGACCAAGTGGACGATCCCGAACTGCTCGACCTCGTTGAACTCGAAGTGCGCGAATTGCTGAGCTCTTACGAGTTCCCGGGCGATACGCTGCCTGTGATTCGAGGCTCCGCATTGGACGCGTTGTCCAACATCAATGATGCCGAGAAGACCAAGTGCATCTTCGAGCTTATGGAGGCCGTCGATGCCTTCATTCCGGAACCGACGCGTGACCTCGATAAGCCGTTCCTGATGCCGATCGAAGACGTGTTCTCGATCACCGGTCGCGGTACTGTCGGCACCGGCCGTATCGAGCGCGGCAAGATTAAGGTCGGCGAGGAAATCGAAATCGTCGGAATGGGACAGCACAAGAAGACCGTCGTTACGGGCGTCGAAATGTTCCGCAAACTGCTCGATGAAGGTTTCGCAGGTGACAATGCCGGTCTGTTGCTGCGTGGTGTTGAAAAAGACGAACTCGAGCGCGGCATGGTGCTCTGCAAGATCGGTTCGATCAAGCCGCACAAGAAGTTTGAAGCTCAGGTGTATGTGCTGTCCAAGGAAGAAGGCGGCCGTCATACCCCGTTCTTCAATAACTATCGCCCGCAGTTCTTCTTCCGTACGACGGACGTGACCGGTGCAATTCAGCTCGGCGCAGGCACTGAGATGATCATGCCCGGTGATAACACGACGATCACCGTAGAACTGATTACCGACATCGCCATGGACGAAGGTCTGCGCTTCGCTATCCGCGAAGGCGGTCGTACGGTCGGCGCCGGTCGTGTAACGAAAATTATCGAGTAA
- the cysS gene encoding cysteine--tRNA ligase: MPLKLYNTLSRKVEPFVPREAGKATMYTCGPTVYARAHIGNFRTFLVSDLLRRYLAYLGYDVTWVMNLTDIDDKTIKGANEEGISLREYTDRYIKSFHEDRRTLGILDANLYPRATDHIEEMVRMVEDLQAARHAYAVDGSVYFRVDSFPSYGQLARLNMEDLRVGERVASDEYEKEDVRDFALWKAWDPEDGDVAWETSLGKGRPGWHLECSAMSLKYLGKSFDIHLGGVDLIFPHHQNEIAQTEGVTHEPLARYWVHSEHLLVDGQKMSKSLGNYYTVTDLIEKGWKPSEIRFGLLSGHYRQRTNFQASGLESIKQALARFEACTTNLEFAEGKGGMGELRDIIAQREQEFRDAMDDDLNYPEALAAVFNFVREANTLCQIHKIGKEECELAVQSMRRFDSVLGFLSLDQSTADPDAAEIEELIKARNSARLAKNWAEADRVRDELNERGIVIEDRAGKTVWRRK; this comes from the coding sequence ATGCCATTGAAACTCTATAACACGCTCAGCCGAAAGGTTGAGCCTTTTGTTCCCCGTGAGGCCGGCAAAGCAACAATGTATACTTGCGGCCCGACCGTGTATGCCCGCGCGCATATCGGAAACTTCCGCACATTTCTCGTCTCGGACTTGCTCCGTAGGTATCTCGCTTACTTGGGTTACGATGTGACGTGGGTTATGAATCTCACGGACATTGACGACAAGACAATTAAGGGAGCCAATGAGGAAGGTATCTCCCTTCGTGAGTACACGGATCGCTATATCAAGTCGTTCCATGAAGACCGTAGAACCCTGGGAATTCTCGATGCCAACCTCTATCCGCGAGCTACGGATCATATCGAGGAGATGGTGAGGATGGTTGAAGATTTGCAGGCCGCCCGGCATGCCTATGCCGTAGATGGATCTGTCTATTTCAGAGTCGACTCTTTCCCGTCCTACGGACAGCTTGCACGATTGAATATGGAAGACCTGCGCGTCGGCGAGCGTGTCGCCAGCGACGAGTATGAGAAGGAAGACGTTCGTGACTTTGCCCTTTGGAAAGCCTGGGATCCCGAAGACGGCGACGTCGCTTGGGAAACGTCTTTAGGCAAGGGGCGGCCGGGCTGGCATCTCGAATGCTCTGCCATGTCGCTCAAGTATCTCGGTAAGAGTTTTGATATCCATCTTGGCGGTGTGGACTTGATCTTCCCGCATCACCAGAACGAGATTGCGCAAACCGAGGGCGTGACGCATGAACCGCTCGCACGTTATTGGGTGCACTCTGAGCATCTGCTGGTGGACGGGCAGAAGATGTCAAAGTCTCTGGGGAACTACTACACAGTCACGGACCTGATTGAAAAAGGTTGGAAACCGAGTGAAATCCGCTTCGGGTTGTTATCCGGCCACTATAGGCAACGCACGAATTTTCAGGCGAGTGGATTGGAGAGTATTAAGCAAGCTCTTGCTCGCTTTGAAGCCTGCACGACGAATCTTGAGTTCGCGGAAGGCAAGGGAGGGATGGGGGAGCTTCGCGACATTATCGCGCAACGCGAACAGGAGTTTCGTGATGCTATGGATGATGATCTCAACTATCCCGAGGCGCTTGCCGCCGTTTTCAACTTCGTGCGCGAAGCAAACACACTCTGCCAGATTCACAAAATCGGGAAGGAAGAGTGTGAATTGGCTGTTCAGTCAATGCGCCGCTTCGATTCCGTGCTGGGCTTCCTGTCTCTCGACCAGAGCACTGCCGATCCTGATGCTGCCGAAATCGAGGAGCTGATTAAGGCCCGAAATTCGGCTCGGCTTGCCAAGAACTGGGCCGAAGCCGATCGCGTCCGGGATGAACTTAATGAGCGCGGCATTGTCATTGAGGATAGAGCAGGGAAGACCGTCTGGAGGAGGAAGTAA
- a CDS encoding CDP-alcohol phosphatidyltransferase family protein has product MAESQSATQGTKNSRFVFEPKPRPRKFLTVPNLMSIARIFLLIPLFHFLQKGPRDNGNFWALVIMATALISDMLDGLIARWFHVETDWGRVLDPLADKLWIGSLAVFLALPSRANPLPVGFLALILSRDLFIIVGSYYVYRRRGLVVTPNYVGKITMFVVALTLISFTVDWVPPLFDGFSPMTLVWISSGFILLSGIQYLVRLIYYIRTSPQF; this is encoded by the coding sequence GTGGCTGAATCTCAATCAGCAACTCAGGGAACAAAGAACTCGCGGTTTGTCTTTGAACCGAAACCGCGGCCAAGAAAGTTCTTGACAGTCCCGAATCTCATGAGCATCGCCAGAATCTTTCTGCTGATTCCGCTGTTCCATTTTCTGCAAAAGGGGCCGCGTGACAACGGAAACTTCTGGGCGCTGGTGATCATGGCAACGGCGCTGATCAGCGACATGCTGGACGGGTTGATTGCGCGCTGGTTTCACGTGGAGACCGATTGGGGGAGAGTGCTCGATCCCCTCGCCGATAAGCTTTGGATTGGCTCTCTGGCGGTGTTTCTCGCACTGCCGTCTCGCGCGAATCCCCTGCCGGTCGGATTCTTAGCTCTAATCCTGAGTCGCGATCTATTCATTATTGTCGGATCGTATTACGTTTATCGGCGTCGCGGGTTGGTTGTGACACCCAATTACGTCGGAAAGATCACGATGTTTGTGGTCGCCTTGACGCTGATCAGTTTTACCGTCGATTGGGTTCCGCCTCTTTTCGACGGGTTCTCCCCGATGACACTCGTTTGGATCTCTTCAGGATTTATCCTGCTTTCCGGAATTCAATATCTCGTGCGTTTAATCTATTACATTCGAACGTCACCCCAATTCTGA
- a CDS encoding amidophosphoribosyltransferase — protein MTHNPDYFEDKPRDKCGVMALYGHPRAAELTYLGLYALQHRGQESAGIVSSDGQQLYSARGMGLLADVFRDQSQFKQLEGTWAIGHVRYSTTGSSSLANVQPLLVNTKDGPLAVGHNGNITNEKVLRKRLEGDGAIFQTTSDSELFVHLIARSRGETIVERLAEAARQLEGAFSVVLTTRDGLIVARDPHGFRPLAMGRKGDAYVFASETCAFDLIGATYERDVEAGEIISVTARGCESHRFAESNLNMCVFELIYFARPDSHIYGTSVDKVRRKLGKILAEEHPADADIVISIPDSSNTSALGYSHRSGIRYEIGLIRNHYIGRTFINPSQFMRSYNSRIKYNAVRGVLEGRRVVVVDDSIVRGTTLKKIVAAIWGAGAREVHVRIASPPVRWPCFYGMDYPTRRELIAAFATPEEIEGYLGVNSLRYLSLEGVLEATRDTPSHYCTACFSGQYPVKLSDPAQIAELAEPDKEWARAELERVLRTME, from the coding sequence ATGACCCACAACCCTGACTACTTCGAGGACAAGCCCCGCGATAAGTGCGGAGTTATGGCCCTTTACGGCCATCCACGCGCAGCCGAGCTGACCTATTTAGGCCTTTATGCCCTGCAACACCGAGGACAGGAATCTGCCGGAATTGTCTCCTCCGACGGCCAGCAGCTCTATTCCGCCAGAGGGATGGGACTCTTGGCGGACGTCTTCCGCGACCAGAGCCAGTTCAAGCAGTTGGAGGGGACATGGGCGATCGGCCATGTGCGTTACTCCACAACCGGCTCTTCCTCGCTCGCGAACGTGCAGCCGCTCTTAGTCAATACAAAAGACGGACCCTTGGCGGTCGGGCACAATGGTAATATTACGAATGAAAAGGTGTTGCGGAAGAGACTCGAAGGTGACGGTGCAATCTTTCAAACGACCTCAGACTCCGAGTTGTTCGTCCACCTGATTGCCCGTTCGCGGGGAGAAACCATCGTTGAACGCCTGGCAGAAGCTGCCCGGCAGTTGGAAGGCGCGTTCTCCGTCGTCCTGACAACTCGGGATGGACTAATCGTCGCTCGCGACCCGCACGGATTCCGTCCGCTGGCGATGGGGCGCAAAGGAGACGCTTATGTTTTCGCATCGGAAACCTGCGCCTTCGACCTGATTGGCGCGACTTACGAGCGGGACGTAGAGGCCGGAGAAATCATCTCGGTCACGGCGCGCGGTTGTGAGTCGCATCGCTTCGCGGAATCCAATCTGAATATGTGCGTCTTCGAGCTAATCTACTTCGCACGACCGGACAGCCACATCTACGGCACGTCCGTGGACAAGGTGCGCCGCAAGCTCGGTAAGATTCTCGCTGAAGAACATCCTGCCGACGCCGACATCGTCATTTCGATTCCCGATTCGTCCAATACGTCGGCGCTTGGTTACTCGCACCGCAGCGGCATTCGATATGAAATCGGTTTGATTCGCAATCACTATATCGGACGAACATTCATTAATCCTTCGCAGTTCATGCGCTCGTATAACTCGCGCATCAAGTATAACGCTGTGCGCGGCGTGCTGGAGGGGCGGAGGGTGGTTGTCGTGGATGACTCCATCGTGCGGGGGACGACCTTGAAGAAGATCGTGGCGGCCATCTGGGGTGCAGGTGCCCGCGAAGTGCACGTTCGCATCGCCTCTCCTCCTGTGCGATGGCCCTGCTTTTACGGCATGGACTATCCAACGAGACGGGAACTGATTGCCGCGTTTGCGACACCCGAGGAAATCGAAGGCTATCTCGGCGTTAACTCGCTGCGCTATCTGTCCCTTGAAGGTGTGTTGGAAGCCACACGCGATACGCCCTCCCATTACTGCACGGCCTGTTTCTCCGGCCAATATCCTGTGAAACTCAGCGATCCTGCGCAGATCGCAGAACTGGCTGAACCGGACAAAGAGTGGGCACGCGCAGAACTTGAGCGAGTTTTGCGGACGATGGAGTAA
- a CDS encoding NAD(P)-dependent oxidoreductase, whose product MKVLITGGAGFLGLHTALCFAEHGWQLVLTDIAPFETHEYPEGTVFIQHDVRDKAGLDKILAEHKIDAIVHGAAALPLWKPKDIYEINVDGTRRVLESAKQAGIDRVVFVSSTAVYGIPDHHPLFETDRLHGVGPYGESKIQAEKVCEEFRSPDLCVCIIRPKTFIGTHRLGVFQILYDWVESGKRIPMIGNGANRYQLLEVDDLAEAIYLGATIDADRANDTFNVGAEEFKTVREDMGAMCDFAGNGARPWGTPAGPVKLALRLFEALGLSPLYKWVYGTADQDSFVSIEKAKSKLGWKPRYSNAQALIRSYQWYLDNKHTIPQGSGITHRIAWNQGILKFFKRFM is encoded by the coding sequence GTGAAGGTTTTAATAACAGGCGGTGCAGGCTTCCTCGGCCTGCACACGGCCCTTTGCTTTGCCGAGCATGGTTGGCAGCTGGTACTGACCGACATCGCGCCTTTCGAGACCCATGAGTATCCGGAAGGCACCGTGTTCATCCAGCATGATGTCCGGGACAAGGCAGGATTGGACAAGATCCTTGCTGAGCATAAGATTGACGCCATCGTGCATGGCGCGGCGGCTCTGCCTCTCTGGAAGCCCAAGGACATCTATGAGATCAACGTGGACGGTACGCGAAGGGTCTTGGAATCGGCAAAACAGGCCGGAATTGACAGAGTGGTATTTGTCTCGTCCACGGCGGTCTACGGAATTCCTGATCACCATCCGTTGTTTGAAACCGACCGTTTGCACGGCGTTGGACCTTACGGCGAGAGCAAGATTCAAGCAGAGAAGGTTTGCGAGGAATTCCGCTCGCCCGACTTGTGTGTCTGCATCATCCGGCCAAAGACGTTCATTGGAACTCACCGGCTTGGCGTCTTTCAAATCTTGTATGATTGGGTCGAGAGCGGCAAACGTATTCCGATGATCGGCAACGGCGCTAATCGTTATCAATTGCTCGAAGTAGACGACCTCGCCGAAGCGATCTATCTCGGGGCGACAATCGACGCCGACCGCGCGAATGACACGTTTAACGTGGGAGCGGAAGAGTTCAAGACCGTCCGCGAAGACATGGGTGCGATGTGCGACTTTGCGGGCAACGGCGCGCGTCCGTGGGGCACCCCTGCAGGTCCGGTCAAGCTCGCGCTCCGACTCTTTGAAGCACTGGGTCTCTCTCCGCTGTACAAATGGGTGTATGGAACGGCCGATCAGGATAGCTTTGTTTCGATCGAGAAGGCAAAGAGTAAACTTGGGTGGAAGCCGCGCTATTCGAACGCACAAGCACTGATTCGCAGTTACCAATGGTATCTTGACAACAAGCACACGATTCCACAGGGTTCAGGAATTACTCACCGGATTGCCTGGAATCAAGGTATCTTGAAATTCTTCAAGAGATTCATGTAG
- a CDS encoding T9SS type A sorting domain-containing protein translates to MKKQGTSITLAFLLFWSCSAAFATPFWSDEQLDSARTVNLSEFEPRGNETGVRGTSRSLDEIAYFVKYRQLCDFLVGLQVTTPGANLGGMREGEIGSDYSIIQTDNTQEAIRVWSQYAIWTGDTARYAQNIRNAWTYCTVWPAWREEGGGYYAMHNCGWGFEAAYKYREAYNDTTWNWYADSCALWVVANPLWLNGTLNYAAQGLGIGGLYPHAIYRGRNDWRDHALARARLIRGWFEAQPSRLNNATEWALCGGTALWGVCNSLWIAYPDSGTMWINQYGTQLETWETPSNWYNAYNTWYSNATFRCWEITGDSLYWNRGVFYADSLLAFDVDDDGGIPPGTCCISNGNDHSWVSAYMGWMGLERIISSGPITLAQASGVVGPDTTLPLLESDTTTLYVRLSNLGTDTVHARLTANDNGAFVSHVAGLMLLPGEIRTEELPVPWILPRVDELTGQLAVTLHLRYWNNGTLPDTLEHIHLATFDLRRRTSVFGTIGGVFDPSGTPCHIDFYAAEYPDSVWTSVTVQAGMPYSNGARPLLEGNNRMVVTAPPRYMLEERNFVTLPGNTDPFDIWLTPSEVVLVDDDLGASYETYLQSSLNELQMRTRTVERLDDSALDLSNVEVLVWMTGNDATTTLTNADHDLLSDFMQSGGGLLLTGQNISDDPTNTEFLEDVLLCQQNRDDTNRLRAYGIGGYPPVEGQFLLLLGSQGAGNQTSPSSLLPLDGATAIFINDTLDEEICGIFGNHGAGKFIFLSFGLEAASGQAGSTTRAQFLDAAINSLRLGSGKQSPQIPSGYQLLSAYPNPFNSSVQIEWTAPLHGEPLSIEIYDVLGRQVSVLFHGAVGAGLQRTTWDGANAVGAQVTSGTYFVRLSAPNVSQSRTIRLIR, encoded by the coding sequence TTGAAAAAACAGGGGACAAGTATCACACTCGCCTTCTTGCTGTTTTGGAGCTGTTCGGCGGCGTTTGCCACACCTTTCTGGTCTGACGAGCAGCTTGATTCGGCTCGTACGGTAAATCTGTCGGAGTTTGAACCACGTGGCAACGAAACTGGAGTTCGCGGAACATCCAGATCACTCGACGAGATTGCCTATTTTGTGAAGTATCGTCAGCTATGCGACTTCCTCGTGGGTCTGCAAGTCACTACTCCCGGAGCAAACCTCGGAGGGATGCGGGAGGGCGAGATTGGCAGTGACTACAGTATCATTCAAACGGACAATACCCAAGAAGCGATTCGCGTATGGTCACAGTATGCCATTTGGACCGGCGACACTGCTCGTTACGCACAGAACATTCGCAATGCGTGGACCTACTGTACGGTATGGCCGGCTTGGCGCGAAGAAGGCGGCGGCTACTACGCGATGCACAATTGCGGGTGGGGGTTTGAAGCGGCCTACAAATACCGAGAGGCATACAACGATACGACGTGGAATTGGTACGCGGACAGCTGCGCGCTGTGGGTAGTCGCCAATCCCCTGTGGTTGAACGGCACGCTGAATTATGCCGCACAGGGTCTGGGCATTGGTGGATTGTATCCGCATGCAATCTACCGTGGGCGAAATGACTGGCGCGATCATGCGCTCGCGCGCGCAAGACTGATACGCGGCTGGTTTGAGGCTCAGCCCTCGCGGTTGAACAACGCCACAGAGTGGGCACTCTGCGGCGGCACGGCGCTTTGGGGAGTCTGTAATTCGCTGTGGATAGCCTATCCGGACAGCGGGACCATGTGGATTAACCAATACGGCACGCAGCTCGAGACATGGGAAACTCCCTCCAATTGGTACAACGCCTATAATACGTGGTATTCCAATGCCACGTTCCGTTGCTGGGAGATCACAGGCGATTCACTTTACTGGAATCGAGGGGTCTTCTATGCAGACTCGCTCCTCGCGTTTGACGTGGACGATGACGGCGGCATTCCCCCTGGAACCTGCTGCATCAGCAATGGCAACGACCACTCATGGGTGAGCGCATATATGGGCTGGATGGGACTCGAACGGATCATTTCCTCAGGACCTATAACACTTGCTCAAGCGAGCGGAGTCGTGGGGCCAGACACAACCCTCCCCTTACTCGAGTCGGATACAACGACCCTCTACGTTAGACTTTCAAATCTTGGCACTGACACGGTGCATGCTCGGCTCACTGCAAATGACAACGGGGCATTCGTTTCGCACGTGGCGGGACTGATGCTGCTGCCGGGTGAGATCAGAACTGAAGAGCTTCCCGTTCCTTGGATACTGCCTCGTGTCGACGAATTGACTGGTCAACTTGCAGTTACACTTCACCTGCGGTACTGGAACAACGGGACGCTGCCGGACACGCTGGAGCACATACACCTCGCGACATTCGATTTGCGCCGCCGCACGAGTGTCTTCGGGACGATCGGAGGAGTATTCGATCCAAGCGGTACGCCGTGTCACATCGACTTTTATGCCGCGGAATATCCCGATTCAGTCTGGACTTCGGTAACTGTACAGGCGGGCATGCCTTACTCCAATGGCGCGCGTCCGCTGCTTGAAGGAAATAACCGCATGGTCGTGACGGCGCCTCCCCGCTACATGCTGGAAGAGCGCAACTTCGTGACTCTGCCCGGCAACACGGATCCGTTCGACATCTGGCTTACGCCGAGCGAGGTCGTTCTGGTGGACGACGATCTTGGAGCGAGCTACGAGACATACCTGCAGTCTTCGCTTAACGAACTCCAAATGCGGACACGAACCGTAGAGAGACTGGACGATTCCGCACTTGACCTGTCGAATGTTGAAGTGCTCGTCTGGATGACAGGCAATGATGCGACGACAACGCTCACCAATGCAGATCACGACTTATTGTCCGACTTCATGCAAAGCGGTGGCGGCTTGCTGCTCACCGGACAAAACATAAGCGATGATCCGACTAACACCGAATTTCTCGAGGATGTGCTGCTCTGCCAGCAAAATCGGGATGACACGAATCGTTTGCGCGCCTACGGAATCGGCGGCTACCCTCCAGTGGAAGGTCAGTTTCTACTCTTGCTCGGGTCGCAAGGCGCCGGAAACCAAACCAGCCCTTCTTCATTGCTTCCATTAGACGGTGCCACCGCCATTTTCATCAACGATACACTTGACGAGGAGATTTGCGGGATCTTCGGGAATCACGGCGCAGGGAAATTCATATTCTTGTCATTTGGACTCGAGGCTGCATCCGGTCAGGCAGGTTCGACAACCCGCGCGCAGTTTCTCGATGCAGCTATTAACTCGTTGAGGCTCGGTTCCGGCAAACAAAGTCCTCAGATTCCCTCAGGCTATCAGTTGCTTTCTGCCTACCCCAATCCGTTTAACAGCAGCGTGCAAATCGAGTGGACTGCCCCGCTTCACGGCGAACCGCTGAGCATTGAGATATATGACGTACTTGGCAGGCAGGTAAGTGTATTATTCCACGGCGCCGTCGGAGCCGGACTGCAACGCACCACGTGGGACGGGGCAAATGCGGTCGGTGCACAAGTCACCAGCGGTACTTACTTCGTGCGATTGTCCGCACCAAATGTCTCTCAGAGTCGCACCATTCGACTGATTCGTTAA